A single region of the Manihot esculenta cultivar AM560-2 chromosome 12, M.esculenta_v8, whole genome shotgun sequence genome encodes:
- the LOC110628502 gene encoding 2-hydroxymuconate semialdehyde hydrolase isoform X1: MAKCFSFTALQDSCYRYSFSRAGLKSFATDLGDGTVMHCWVPKTHVGSKPTLLLIHGFGANAMWQFNHFIPQLKSTFNVYVPDLLFFGDSHTTRPERTEAFQAQCVMALMDALNVTNVDLMGMSYGGFVAYSIAAQFKERVGRVVLGCAGVCLGKKDTEKGLFQLSVDDAINILMPQNPDKVRELVRLSFHKPPPTGPNCFLNDFIEVMCTEYRQEKIELIQALHDDKKQSNLPKITQVFSSFYSSMVQLILFLFSRSPSVVLFHMQPTLIIWGEYDQIFPVEMAHTLKSHIGESAELVIIKNMGHALKPKEMFKHMKSFLIDTPPPTKQGNCINAHKMLNFN, from the exons atGGCCAAGTGTTTTAGCTTCACGGCCTTGCAAGACTCCTGCTATCGCTACTCCTTCAGTCGGGCGGGCCTCAAATCCTTCGCCACCGACCTTGGCGATGGCACCGTCATGCATTGCTGGGTTCCCAAAACTCACGTAGGCTCTAAGCCTACGCTGCTTTTGATACACGGCTTCGGAGCCAACGCAATGTGGCAATTCAACCATTTCATCCCTCAATTGAAGTCCACGTTCAATGTCTACGTCCCGGATCTCCTATTCTTCGGCGATTCCCACACGACCCGACCTGAGAGGACCGAGGCGTTTCAGGCCCAATGCGTCATGGCTCTTATGGATGCGCTTAATGTTACCAATGTGGATCTTATGGGGATGAGTTACGGTGGTTTCGTGGCCTACAGCATTGCGGCGCAGTTCAAGGAACGCGTGGGGCGAGTGGTGCTGGGATGCGCTGGAGTGTGCTTGGGGAAGAAGGACACAGAGAAAGGGTTGTTTCAGCTGAGTGTGGACGATGCCATTAATATTTTGATGCCTCAGAATCCCGATAAAGTGAGAGAGTTGGTGCGATTGTCGTTTCACAAACCTCCACCGACCGGTCCCAATTGTTTTCTAAATGATTTTATTGAG GTGATGTGCACAGAATATCGTCAAGAGAAGATAGAACTGATTCAGGCCCTGCATGATGACAAAAAGCAGTCTAATCTTCCAAAGATAACCCAGGTTTTTAGCTCCTTTTACTCTTCTATggttcaattaattttatttttattttctagatCACCTTCTGTAGTTTTGTTTCATATGCAGCCTACGCTAATAATATGGGGAGAATATGATCAGATCTTTCCAGTGGAAATGGCACACACATTAAAAAG CCATATTGGTGAAAGTGCAGAATtggttataataaaaaatatgggGCATGCACTTAAACCTAAAGAGATGTTTAAGCACATGAAGTCTTTTCTGATTGACACCCCACCTCCTACCAAGCAAGGAAACTGCATAAATGCTCACAAGATGCTGAATTTTaattag
- the LOC110628502 gene encoding lipase 1 isoform X4, with translation MAKCFSFTALQDSCYRYSFSRAGLKSFATDLGDGTVMHCWVPKTHVGSKPTLLLIHGFGANAMWQFNHFIPQLKSTFNVYVPDLLFFGDSHTTRPERTEAFQAQCVMALMDALNVTNVDLMGMSYGGFVAYSIAAQFKERVGRVVLGCAGVCLGKKDTEKGLFQLSVDDAINILMPQNPDKVRELVRLSFHKPPPTGPNCFLNDFIEVMCTEYRQEKIELIQALHDDKKQSNLPKITQPTLIIWGEYDQIFPVEMAHTLKSHIGESAELVIIKNMGHALKPKEMFKHMKSFLIDTPPPTKQGNCINAHKMLNFN, from the exons atGGCCAAGTGTTTTAGCTTCACGGCCTTGCAAGACTCCTGCTATCGCTACTCCTTCAGTCGGGCGGGCCTCAAATCCTTCGCCACCGACCTTGGCGATGGCACCGTCATGCATTGCTGGGTTCCCAAAACTCACGTAGGCTCTAAGCCTACGCTGCTTTTGATACACGGCTTCGGAGCCAACGCAATGTGGCAATTCAACCATTTCATCCCTCAATTGAAGTCCACGTTCAATGTCTACGTCCCGGATCTCCTATTCTTCGGCGATTCCCACACGACCCGACCTGAGAGGACCGAGGCGTTTCAGGCCCAATGCGTCATGGCTCTTATGGATGCGCTTAATGTTACCAATGTGGATCTTATGGGGATGAGTTACGGTGGTTTCGTGGCCTACAGCATTGCGGCGCAGTTCAAGGAACGCGTGGGGCGAGTGGTGCTGGGATGCGCTGGAGTGTGCTTGGGGAAGAAGGACACAGAGAAAGGGTTGTTTCAGCTGAGTGTGGACGATGCCATTAATATTTTGATGCCTCAGAATCCCGATAAAGTGAGAGAGTTGGTGCGATTGTCGTTTCACAAACCTCCACCGACCGGTCCCAATTGTTTTCTAAATGATTTTATTGAG GTGATGTGCACAGAATATCGTCAAGAGAAGATAGAACTGATTCAGGCCCTGCATGATGACAAAAAGCAGTCTAATCTTCCAAAGATAACCCAG CCTACGCTAATAATATGGGGAGAATATGATCAGATCTTTCCAGTGGAAATGGCACACACATTAAAAAG CCATATTGGTGAAAGTGCAGAATtggttataataaaaaatatgggGCATGCACTTAAACCTAAAGAGATGTTTAAGCACATGAAGTCTTTTCTGATTGACACCCCACCTCCTACCAAGCAAGGAAACTGCATAAATGCTCACAAGATGCTGAATTTTaattag
- the LOC110628502 gene encoding 2-hydroxymuconate semialdehyde hydrolase isoform X7 yields MAKCFSFTALQDSCYRYSFSRAGLKSFATDLGDGTVMHCWVPKTHVGSKPTLLLIHGFGANAMWQFNHFIPQLKSTFNVYVPDLLFFGDSHTTRPERTEAFQAQCVMALMDALNVTNVDLMGMSYGGFVAYSIAAQFKERVGRVVLGCAGVCLGKKDTEKGLFQLSVDDAINILMPQNPDKVRELVRLSFHKPPPTGPNCFLNDFIEVMCTEYRQEKIELIQALHDDKKQSNLPKITQVFSSFYSSMVQLILFLFSRSPSVVLFHMQPTLIIWGEYDQIFPVEMAHTLKR; encoded by the exons atGGCCAAGTGTTTTAGCTTCACGGCCTTGCAAGACTCCTGCTATCGCTACTCCTTCAGTCGGGCGGGCCTCAAATCCTTCGCCACCGACCTTGGCGATGGCACCGTCATGCATTGCTGGGTTCCCAAAACTCACGTAGGCTCTAAGCCTACGCTGCTTTTGATACACGGCTTCGGAGCCAACGCAATGTGGCAATTCAACCATTTCATCCCTCAATTGAAGTCCACGTTCAATGTCTACGTCCCGGATCTCCTATTCTTCGGCGATTCCCACACGACCCGACCTGAGAGGACCGAGGCGTTTCAGGCCCAATGCGTCATGGCTCTTATGGATGCGCTTAATGTTACCAATGTGGATCTTATGGGGATGAGTTACGGTGGTTTCGTGGCCTACAGCATTGCGGCGCAGTTCAAGGAACGCGTGGGGCGAGTGGTGCTGGGATGCGCTGGAGTGTGCTTGGGGAAGAAGGACACAGAGAAAGGGTTGTTTCAGCTGAGTGTGGACGATGCCATTAATATTTTGATGCCTCAGAATCCCGATAAAGTGAGAGAGTTGGTGCGATTGTCGTTTCACAAACCTCCACCGACCGGTCCCAATTGTTTTCTAAATGATTTTATTGAG GTGATGTGCACAGAATATCGTCAAGAGAAGATAGAACTGATTCAGGCCCTGCATGATGACAAAAAGCAGTCTAATCTTCCAAAGATAACCCAGGTTTTTAGCTCCTTTTACTCTTCTATggttcaattaattttatttttattttctagatCACCTTCTGTAGTTTTGTTTCATATGCAGCCTACGCTAATAATATGGGGAGAATATGATCAGATCTTTCCAGTGGAAATGGCACACACATTAAAAAG
- the LOC110628502 gene encoding lipase 1 isoform X8 encodes MAKCFSFTALQDSCYRYSFSRAGLKSFATDLGDGTVMHCWVPKTHVGSKPTLLLIHGFGANAMWQFNHFIPQLKSTFNVYVPDLLFFGDSHTTRPERTEAFQAQCVMALMDALNVTNVDLMGMSYGGFVAYSIAAQFKERVGRVVLGCAGVCLGKKDTEKGLFQLSVDDAINILMPQNPDKVRELVRLSFHKPPPTGPNCFLNDFIEVMCTEYRQEKIELIQALHDDKKQSNLPKITQPTLIIWGEYDQIFPVEMAHTLKR; translated from the exons atGGCCAAGTGTTTTAGCTTCACGGCCTTGCAAGACTCCTGCTATCGCTACTCCTTCAGTCGGGCGGGCCTCAAATCCTTCGCCACCGACCTTGGCGATGGCACCGTCATGCATTGCTGGGTTCCCAAAACTCACGTAGGCTCTAAGCCTACGCTGCTTTTGATACACGGCTTCGGAGCCAACGCAATGTGGCAATTCAACCATTTCATCCCTCAATTGAAGTCCACGTTCAATGTCTACGTCCCGGATCTCCTATTCTTCGGCGATTCCCACACGACCCGACCTGAGAGGACCGAGGCGTTTCAGGCCCAATGCGTCATGGCTCTTATGGATGCGCTTAATGTTACCAATGTGGATCTTATGGGGATGAGTTACGGTGGTTTCGTGGCCTACAGCATTGCGGCGCAGTTCAAGGAACGCGTGGGGCGAGTGGTGCTGGGATGCGCTGGAGTGTGCTTGGGGAAGAAGGACACAGAGAAAGGGTTGTTTCAGCTGAGTGTGGACGATGCCATTAATATTTTGATGCCTCAGAATCCCGATAAAGTGAGAGAGTTGGTGCGATTGTCGTTTCACAAACCTCCACCGACCGGTCCCAATTGTTTTCTAAATGATTTTATTGAG GTGATGTGCACAGAATATCGTCAAGAGAAGATAGAACTGATTCAGGCCCTGCATGATGACAAAAAGCAGTCTAATCTTCCAAAGATAACCCAG CCTACGCTAATAATATGGGGAGAATATGATCAGATCTTTCCAGTGGAAATGGCACACACATTAAAAAG
- the LOC110627794 gene encoding probable LRR receptor-like serine/threonine-protein kinase At5g10290 isoform X1, whose protein sequence is MSLKMELVFGALLLAFLNSFVLSDFQGDALYQLKVSMGAPANQLTDWNPNQVNPCTWSNVICDSNNQVTSVTLSGMNCSGTLSPKIGMLKTLTTLTLKGNGITGLIPKEFGNLSSLSSLDLGNNRLSGEIPSSLGELKRLQFLTLSQNNLTGAIPKALSGLENLINILLDSNNLNGQIPEQLFQIPKYNFTGNHLNCGANFLKPCESDSSDSGASNKPKIGIVVGIVGGTVILLLFGGLLFFVCKGRHKGYKREVFVDVAGEVDRRIAFGQLKRFAYRELQLATDNFNEKNILGQGGFGKVYKGVLQDNTKVAVKRLTDFESPGGDAAFQREVEMISVAVHRNLLRLIGFCTTPSERLLVYPFMPNLSVAYRLRERKPEEPVLDWATRKSVALGAARGLEYLHEHCNPKIIHRDVKAANVLLDEDFEAVVGDFGLAKLVDVRKTNVTTQVRGTMGHIAPEYLSTGKSSERTDVFGYGIMLLELVTGQRAIDFSRLEEEDDVLLLDHVKKLEREKRLDAIVDRNLNKYYNIQEVEMMIQVALLCTQASPEDRPAMSEVVRMLEGEGLAERWEEWQHVEVTRRQEYERLQRRFDWGEDSSYNQDAIELSGGR, encoded by the exons ATGTCATTGAAGATGGAACTGGTTTTTGGAGCTTTACTATTGGCTTTCTTGAATTCTTTTGTGTTGTCTGATTTCCAAG GAGATGCACTATATCAATTGAAGGTTTCCATGGGTGCTCCAGCCAATCAGTTGACAGACTGGAATCCAAATCAAGTGAACCCCTGCACTTGGTCAAATGTTATATGTGACAGTAATAATCAAGTCACTTCTGT AACTTTGTCTGGCATGAACTGTTCTGGAACCCTATCTCCTAAAATAGGAATGCTGAAGACTCTTACTACACT AACATTGAAAGGAAATGGCATAACTGGTCTGATACCCAAAGAGTTTGGAAATTTGTCCAGTTTATCCAGCTTAGATTTGGGAAATAATCGTTTAAGTGGTGAGATACCATCTTCCCTGGGCGAGCTTAAGAGGCTTCAATTTTT GACTTTGAGTCAAAACAACCTCACTGGAGCCATACCCAAAGCACTTTCTGGTCTCGAAAATTTGATCAACAT TTTACTTGATTCAAATAATCTCAATGGTCAAATTCCAGAGCAGCTGTTTCAAATTCCAAAATACAA TTTCACTGGAAATCACTTAAATTGTGGTGCAAACTTTCTTAAACCCTGTGAATCTGATAGTAGTGATTCAG GTGCTTCAAATAAGCCAAAGATTGGTATTGTAGTTGgaattgttggaggaactgtaattcttcttctttttggagGATTACTGTTTTTTGTTTGCAAGGGCAGACACAAAGGTTATAAACGTGAAGTGTTTGTGGATGTTGCAG GTGAAGTTGACCGAAGAATTGCTTTTGGTCAATTGAAAAGATTTGCATATCGAGAATTACAGCTGGCAACGGACAATTTCAATGAGAAAAATATTCTTGGACAAGGGGGTTTCGGAAAGGTTTATAAAGGAGTGCTTCAAGATAATACAAAAGTTGCTGTTAAACGTTTAACTGATTTTGAAAGTCCAGGAGGAGATGCAGCTTTCCAACGTGAAGTGGAGATGATAAGTGTAGCTGTTCACAGGAATCTACTACGGTTGATAGGGTTTTGCACTACACCATCAGAACGGCTTTTGGTATATCCATTTATGCCAAATTTAAGTGTGGCTTATCGTCTAAGAG AACGTAAACCTGAGGAGCCTGTTTTGGATTGGGCAACTAGAAAAAGTGTGGCACTAGGTGCAGCACGTGGACTGGAATACCTTCATGAACATTGCAATCCTAAAATTATTCATCGGGATGTGAAAGCTGCTAATGTACTATTAGATGAAGATTTTGAAGCAGTAGTCGGTGACTTTGGCCTGGCAAAGTTGGTGGATGTGAGGAAGACTAATGTTACAACTCAAGTTCGCGGAACAATGGGCCACATAGCTCCTGAGTACCTATCTACTGGGAAGTCATCTGAGAGGACAGATGTTTTTGGTTACGGAATTATGCTTCTAGAGCTGGTAACAGGTCAACGAGCAATTGACTTTTCGCGGTTGGAAGAGGAGGATGATGTCTTATTGCTTGACCAT GTCAAGAAGCTCGAGAGGGAAAAAAGACTCGACGCCATTGTAGATCGCAACCTGAATAAGTACTACAACATTCAGGAAGTGGAGATGATGATACAAGTGGCATTACTTTGTACCCAAGCATCACCAGAAGACCGCCCGGCAATGTCAGAGGTTGTACGGATGCTGGAAGGTGAGGGACTGGCAGAAAGATGGGAAGAATGGCAGCATGTTGAGGTTACACGCAGGCAAGAATACGAAAGATTGCAGAGAAGATTTGACTGGGGAGAAGATTCATCATATAACCAGGATGCTATTGAGCTATCTGGGGGAAGATGA
- the LOC110627794 gene encoding probable LRR receptor-like serine/threonine-protein kinase At5g10290 isoform X2 gives MGAPANQLTDWNPNQVNPCTWSNVICDSNNQVTSVTLSGMNCSGTLSPKIGMLKTLTTLTLKGNGITGLIPKEFGNLSSLSSLDLGNNRLSGEIPSSLGELKRLQFLTLSQNNLTGAIPKALSGLENLINILLDSNNLNGQIPEQLFQIPKYNFTGNHLNCGANFLKPCESDSSDSGASNKPKIGIVVGIVGGTVILLLFGGLLFFVCKGRHKGYKREVFVDVAGEVDRRIAFGQLKRFAYRELQLATDNFNEKNILGQGGFGKVYKGVLQDNTKVAVKRLTDFESPGGDAAFQREVEMISVAVHRNLLRLIGFCTTPSERLLVYPFMPNLSVAYRLRERKPEEPVLDWATRKSVALGAARGLEYLHEHCNPKIIHRDVKAANVLLDEDFEAVVGDFGLAKLVDVRKTNVTTQVRGTMGHIAPEYLSTGKSSERTDVFGYGIMLLELVTGQRAIDFSRLEEEDDVLLLDHVKKLEREKRLDAIVDRNLNKYYNIQEVEMMIQVALLCTQASPEDRPAMSEVVRMLEGEGLAERWEEWQHVEVTRRQEYERLQRRFDWGEDSSYNQDAIELSGGR, from the exons ATGGGTGCTCCAGCCAATCAGTTGACAGACTGGAATCCAAATCAAGTGAACCCCTGCACTTGGTCAAATGTTATATGTGACAGTAATAATCAAGTCACTTCTGT AACTTTGTCTGGCATGAACTGTTCTGGAACCCTATCTCCTAAAATAGGAATGCTGAAGACTCTTACTACACT AACATTGAAAGGAAATGGCATAACTGGTCTGATACCCAAAGAGTTTGGAAATTTGTCCAGTTTATCCAGCTTAGATTTGGGAAATAATCGTTTAAGTGGTGAGATACCATCTTCCCTGGGCGAGCTTAAGAGGCTTCAATTTTT GACTTTGAGTCAAAACAACCTCACTGGAGCCATACCCAAAGCACTTTCTGGTCTCGAAAATTTGATCAACAT TTTACTTGATTCAAATAATCTCAATGGTCAAATTCCAGAGCAGCTGTTTCAAATTCCAAAATACAA TTTCACTGGAAATCACTTAAATTGTGGTGCAAACTTTCTTAAACCCTGTGAATCTGATAGTAGTGATTCAG GTGCTTCAAATAAGCCAAAGATTGGTATTGTAGTTGgaattgttggaggaactgtaattcttcttctttttggagGATTACTGTTTTTTGTTTGCAAGGGCAGACACAAAGGTTATAAACGTGAAGTGTTTGTGGATGTTGCAG GTGAAGTTGACCGAAGAATTGCTTTTGGTCAATTGAAAAGATTTGCATATCGAGAATTACAGCTGGCAACGGACAATTTCAATGAGAAAAATATTCTTGGACAAGGGGGTTTCGGAAAGGTTTATAAAGGAGTGCTTCAAGATAATACAAAAGTTGCTGTTAAACGTTTAACTGATTTTGAAAGTCCAGGAGGAGATGCAGCTTTCCAACGTGAAGTGGAGATGATAAGTGTAGCTGTTCACAGGAATCTACTACGGTTGATAGGGTTTTGCACTACACCATCAGAACGGCTTTTGGTATATCCATTTATGCCAAATTTAAGTGTGGCTTATCGTCTAAGAG AACGTAAACCTGAGGAGCCTGTTTTGGATTGGGCAACTAGAAAAAGTGTGGCACTAGGTGCAGCACGTGGACTGGAATACCTTCATGAACATTGCAATCCTAAAATTATTCATCGGGATGTGAAAGCTGCTAATGTACTATTAGATGAAGATTTTGAAGCAGTAGTCGGTGACTTTGGCCTGGCAAAGTTGGTGGATGTGAGGAAGACTAATGTTACAACTCAAGTTCGCGGAACAATGGGCCACATAGCTCCTGAGTACCTATCTACTGGGAAGTCATCTGAGAGGACAGATGTTTTTGGTTACGGAATTATGCTTCTAGAGCTGGTAACAGGTCAACGAGCAATTGACTTTTCGCGGTTGGAAGAGGAGGATGATGTCTTATTGCTTGACCAT GTCAAGAAGCTCGAGAGGGAAAAAAGACTCGACGCCATTGTAGATCGCAACCTGAATAAGTACTACAACATTCAGGAAGTGGAGATGATGATACAAGTGGCATTACTTTGTACCCAAGCATCACCAGAAGACCGCCCGGCAATGTCAGAGGTTGTACGGATGCTGGAAGGTGAGGGACTGGCAGAAAGATGGGAAGAATGGCAGCATGTTGAGGTTACACGCAGGCAAGAATACGAAAGATTGCAGAGAAGATTTGACTGGGGAGAAGATTCATCATATAACCAGGATGCTATTGAGCTATCTGGGGGAAGATGA
- the LOC110627795 gene encoding valine N-monooxygenase 2 yields MAMNVSTTATTTASFASTSSMNNTAKILLITLFISIVSTVIKLQKRASYKKASKNFPLPPGPTPWPLIGNIPEMIRYRPTFRWIHQLMKDMNTDICLIRFGKTNVVPISCPVIAREILKKHDAVFSNRPKILCAKTMSGGYLTTIVVPYNDQWKKMRKVLTSEIISPARHKWLHDKRAEEADQLVFYINNQYKSNKNVNVRIAARHYGGNVIRKMMFSKRYFGKGMPDGGPGPEEIMHVDAIFTALKYLYGFCISDYLPFLEGLDLDGQEKIVLNANKTIRDLQNPLIEERIQQWRSGERKEMEDLLDVFITLQDSDGKPLLNPDEIKNQIAEIMIATIDNPANAVEWAMGELINQPELLAKATEELDRVVGKDRLVQESDIPNLNYVKACAREAFRLHPVAYFNVPHVAMEDAVIGDYFIPKGSWAILSRYGLGRNPKTWPDPLKYDPERHLNEGEVVLTEHDLRFVTFSTGRRGCVAALLGTTMITMMLARMLQCFTWTPPPNVTRIDLSENIDELTPATPITGFAKPRLAPHLYPTSP; encoded by the exons ATGGCCATGAACGTCTCCACCACCGCAACCACCACGGCCTCCTTCGCCTCCACGTCCTCCATGAACAATACTGCCAAAATCCTCCTTATCACCCTCTTCATTTCCATTGTCAGTACTGttataaaacttcaaaaaaggGCATCCTACAAGAAAGCTAGCAAGAACTTCCCACTCCCTCCTGGTCCGACTCCATGGCCACTCATCGGAAACATCCCTGAAATGATCCGGTACAGACCGACGTTTCGTTGGATTCACCAACTCATGAAGGACATGAACACCGATATTTGTCTGATCCGTTTCGGAAAAACTAACGTTGTTCCTATTAGCTGCCCTGTCATTGCTCGTGAAATCCTGAAAAAGCACGATGCTGTCTTCTCTAACAGGCCAAAGATTCTCTGCGCTAAAACAATGAGCGGCGGATACTTGACGACGATTGTGGTGCCATACAATGAtcaatggaagaaaatgaggaagGTCCTAACTTCAGAGATCATTTCTCCAGCTAGGCACAAATGGCTCCATGATAAGAGAGCTGAGGAAGCAGATCAGCTTGTGTTCTATATCAATAACCAGTACAAGAGCAACAAGAATGTGAATGTGAGAATTGCGGCAAGGCATTACGGTGGAAATGTGATCAGAAAGATGATGTTTAGCAAGAGATACTTCGGCAAAGGGATGCCTGATGGAGGACCAGGGCCTGAAGAAATCATGCACGTTGATGCAATTTTTACAGCACTTAAATATTTGTATGGATTTTGCATCTCTGATTACTTGCCTTTTTTGGAGGGGCTTGATCTTGATGGCCAGGAAAAGATTGTGCTTAATGCAAATAAGACCATAAGGGATCTTCAAAACCCATTAATAGAAGAAAGGATTCAACAATGGAGGAGTGGTGAAAGAAAGGAAATGGAAGACTTGCTTGATGTTTTCATTACTCTTCAGGATTCAGATGGCAAGCCATTGCTCAATCCAGACGAGATAAAGAATCAAATCGCT GAAATTATGATAGCAACAATAGACAACCCAGCAAACGCCGTAGAATGGGCAATGGGGGAGCTGATAAATCAACCAGAACTTCTGGCAAAGGCCACAGAGGAACTTGACAGAGTGGTCGGCAAAGACAGGCTTGTGCAAGAATCTGACATCCCTAATCTTAATTACGTCAAAGCCTGTGCAAGGGAGGCCTTCAGGCTCCACCCAGTTGCATACTTCAACGTCCCTCACGTAGCCATGGAAGACGCCGTCATCGGCGATTACTTCATTCCAAAGGGCAGCTGGGCAATTCTTAGCCGCTACGGGCTCGGCCGGAACCCAAAAACATGGCCTGATCCACTCAAGTACGACCCAGAAAGGCACTTGAACGAGGGCGAAGTGGTGCTGACTGAGCACGACCTTAGGTTCGTCACATTCAGCACTGGACGTCGTGGGTGTGTCGCTGCTTTGCTTGGAACCACCATGATTACGATGATGCTGGCCAGGATGCTTCAGTGCTTCACTTGGACTCCACCCCCTAATGTAACCAGGATTGATCTCAGTGAGAATATCGATGAGCTTACTCCAGCAACACCCATCACTGGATTTGCTAAGCCACGGTTGGCTCCTCATCTCTACCCCACTTCACCTTGA